Proteins from a genomic interval of Rubinisphaera italica:
- a CDS encoding sigma-54-dependent transcriptional regulator: MDDEFHILIVDDEPNIRSGLQKGLANDANFIATAGNVSEALEKFDSGHYQIVIADVRLPGDQNGLDLVSLVQERNPDSTVIVITAHGTVETAVDAMRRGAFDFITKPVDLNLIRQQVRKAKTHHRLRSENKVLKDRLADAGAVSGIIGNCAAMQDVFEQIRQVASTDATVFIQGESGTGKELIARALHDLSSRSSGPFVAVNLGALPETLLESELFGHEKGSFTGASRQKPGCFEQSRRGTLFLDEVTEIPAKSQVDLLRVLETNRYTRVGGEELLTSDSRIVSATNKDIEQLIEDGSFRDDLYYRLNIIPIRVPALRERREDIPLLADHFLNHFCQRHNRSIKQLSSKAMHVLTAANWPGNVRQLRNVMERLVVTIREETIEDENLPAELSQTDGTTTATVRTLAEVTEYAEKDAIQAALAASDFHREQTAKALGVSVRTLHYKMSRYGLH; the protein is encoded by the coding sequence ATGGATGACGAATTCCACATTCTGATTGTCGATGATGAACCCAATATTCGTTCTGGTTTACAGAAAGGTTTGGCCAATGATGCCAACTTCATCGCAACAGCTGGCAATGTCAGTGAAGCACTCGAAAAGTTTGACTCCGGGCACTATCAAATCGTGATTGCTGATGTTCGATTGCCGGGTGATCAAAATGGATTGGACCTGGTTTCCCTTGTACAGGAACGCAATCCAGATTCGACAGTGATCGTCATTACCGCACACGGCACCGTCGAAACCGCTGTCGATGCGATGCGACGTGGGGCTTTCGATTTTATTACCAAGCCCGTCGATTTGAATCTGATTCGACAGCAGGTCAGAAAAGCGAAAACACACCATCGACTTCGCTCAGAAAATAAAGTTCTGAAAGATCGACTGGCCGATGCAGGTGCGGTTTCAGGAATCATCGGCAATTGTGCGGCTATGCAGGATGTGTTTGAGCAAATTCGCCAGGTCGCCAGTACCGATGCAACCGTTTTCATTCAGGGAGAAAGCGGAACTGGTAAAGAATTGATTGCTCGTGCCTTGCATGATTTGAGCAGTCGCAGCAGTGGACCGTTTGTAGCCGTCAACCTGGGAGCACTTCCTGAAACTTTGCTCGAAAGTGAATTGTTCGGGCATGAAAAGGGCTCATTTACAGGCGCCTCCCGTCAGAAACCAGGCTGCTTCGAGCAGTCTCGACGAGGAACATTGTTTCTGGATGAAGTGACTGAAATCCCTGCCAAAAGTCAGGTCGACCTGTTACGTGTTCTAGAGACGAACCGCTACACACGCGTGGGTGGAGAAGAATTGTTGACTTCCGATTCTCGTATCGTTTCAGCAACCAATAAAGATATCGAACAATTGATTGAAGATGGCTCCTTTCGGGACGATTTGTATTATCGATTGAACATCATTCCGATTCGAGTTCCAGCACTACGCGAGCGGCGTGAAGATATTCCGCTACTGGCGGACCATTTTCTTAATCATTTTTGCCAAAGACATAATCGATCAATCAAACAACTGTCCTCGAAAGCGATGCACGTGTTGACCGCCGCCAATTGGCCAGGCAATGTACGGCAACTTCGCAATGTCATGGAACGCCTTGTTGTGACAATCCGCGAAGAGACGATTGAAGATGAGAATCTGCCAGCCGAGTTGAGCCAGACCGATGGAACGACAACTGCCACTGTTCGTACGTTGGCTGAAGTCACCGAATATGCAGAGAAGGATGCCATCCAGGCTGCATTAGCCGCATCTGATTTCCACCGCGAACAAACCGCTAAAGCACTCGGTGTCAGCGTTAGAACTCTGCACTATAAAATGAGCCGTTACGGATTACATTAA